The following proteins are co-located in the Paenibacillus sp. FSL H8-0079 genome:
- a CDS encoding pyocin knob domain-containing protein: MPQETERLKLPLPLGNENVTRESINGIFEKIDAGVATQADLDALREAVSQMGIPDASLTQKGKVQLGSSTTSNSESHAATSKAVNDARQAAIAASVPRTGGSMTGRLTMNAWGTFSGSTNGSTLYGSNCYLDGNTFKYENTHSNLGARGIYMRYSGGGSQPEVYMFDTGPISTTAGATFTPTLNRIVNAGESFQRHKVTNDNGVVLNISNQNINNLVVTGFYAGENIENAPTTAVGAWWYIEVIAMSGTHIKQIAMDLFNNTYQQRTNNGSGWSAWSPDVFQSGVDAKQGIVNAINAKGGSASTNDTWAQLATKINSIQQGNYQAGVPGSSGGFTVPGAANNHIVATLATFSAGTKLISLVPKNTNGWLSYIALADPSRSYGAQFALRDNGGRTWIVGEAVHSTSVLRKSLLYCTIDLVAKTQVAQLTLENNLYANSSRSWTYVAPTPPVNFNAAGQLTLVLLCYSNEASSVSQNNYLFGHSVISI, from the coding sequence ATGCCACAGGAAACAGAACGATTGAAATTGCCACTTCCCTTGGGGAACGAGAATGTGACCCGGGAGAGTATTAATGGGATTTTTGAAAAGATTGATGCAGGTGTGGCGACACAGGCAGATTTGGATGCGCTGCGTGAAGCGGTGAGTCAGATGGGTATTCCCGATGCGTCATTGACGCAGAAAGGGAAGGTGCAACTTGGAAGTTCCACAACGAGCAATAGTGAATCACACGCAGCAACATCAAAGGCAGTTAATGATGCTAGGCAAGCGGCCATAGCTGCAAGTGTGCCACGCACTGGAGGATCTATGACGGGGCGTTTGACTATGAATGCATGGGGAACTTTTTCTGGCTCAACAAACGGTTCAACATTGTACGGAAGTAATTGCTATCTTGACGGTAATACGTTCAAGTACGAGAACACTCATTCCAACTTAGGGGCTCGCGGTATCTATATGAGATATTCAGGTGGAGGTTCTCAACCAGAAGTGTACATGTTCGATACTGGCCCCATCTCGACAACTGCTGGAGCAACATTCACGCCGACATTGAATCGTATTGTTAATGCGGGTGAATCGTTTCAAAGACATAAAGTGACCAATGATAATGGTGTAGTACTAAATATATCTAATCAAAATATAAACAACCTCGTAGTAACAGGGTTCTATGCAGGAGAAAACATCGAAAACGCACCAACGACTGCTGTAGGTGCATGGTGGTACATTGAAGTAATTGCAATGAGCGGGACACACATTAAACAAATTGCAATGGATCTTTTCAATAACACCTATCAACAACGTACCAACAACGGTAGTGGATGGTCTGCTTGGAGTCCTGATGTTTTTCAATCTGGCGTTGACGCGAAGCAAGGCATAGTAAATGCCATCAACGCCAAGGGTGGAAGTGCTTCGACCAATGATACATGGGCACAGTTGGCAACTAAGATCAACTCCATACAACAAGGTAACTACCAAGCTGGAGTACCGGGTTCTTCGGGAGGTTTCACGGTTCCAGGAGCGGCAAACAATCATATTGTCGCCACACTTGCAACCTTTAGTGCGGGCACTAAATTGATATCACTTGTGCCCAAGAACACGAATGGCTGGCTTTCGTATATAGCATTAGCTGATCCGAGTAGGTCTTATGGAGCGCAATTTGCTTTGCGGGACAACGGAGGAAGAACATGGATTGTGGGAGAAGCGGTACACAGCACATCAGTGCTAAGAAAGAGCTTATTATATTGTACTATTGATCTTGTTGCTAAGACTCAGGTAGCTCAACTTACTTTGGAGAATAACTTATATGCAAACAGTAGTCGATCTTGGACGTATGTTGCTCCTACTCCTCCTGTTAATTTTAACGCAGCAGGTCAGCTAACGTTGGTACTGTTATGTTACTCCAACGAAGCATCATCCGTTTCTCAAAACAACTATCTTTTTGGTCACTCAGTAATTTCCATATAA
- a CDS encoding DUF6838 family protein, with product MTTNQLTTAITNTLTQHFPNIQIHPSTGNTSPIPDSQGITYRLLSAQLTRERSDRFVQSHTFEIRWLDADNIPATLPDNLFEALETIDVEGTPYRATELRWENENNTPRMLVYYTMLTTKVSESAMTMQQLEQRPTELKAANQ from the coding sequence GTGACCACAAATCAACTAACAACCGCCATCACTAACACACTCACACAGCACTTTCCCAACATCCAAATCCATCCGTCAACGGGCAACACTAGTCCTATCCCGGACAGCCAAGGCATCACCTACCGCCTGCTATCCGCGCAACTCACTCGGGAACGAAGTGATCGTTTCGTGCAATCGCATACTTTTGAAATTCGCTGGCTTGACGCAGACAACATCCCGGCAACCCTGCCGGACAATCTTTTTGAAGCATTGGAAACCATCGACGTGGAGGGCACACCTTATCGGGCAACAGAACTGCGTTGGGAGAACGAGAACAATACTCCGCGAATGCTGGTGTATTACACGATGCTAACCACCAAAGTGTCGGAGTCCGCCATGACCATGCAGCAGCTGGAACAGCGACCTACCGAACTTAAAGCTGCTAACCAATAA
- a CDS encoding phage tail sheath family protein codes for MAGGTWTTQNKVRPGVYMNFASEGSLPGTVGERGTVALALPLSWGQAGTILTVQAGEDVQDKLGYDWTAPQMLLIREALKRAQTLLLYRLNAGTKAKATLDKLTVTAQHGGVRGNDLAVVISANINEPDQLDVSTLLAGKEVDKQTLSTIEALESNAYVTFTGEGTLTATASLPLTGGLDGTATNQENSDFLTKLEVLDFNTVGLVSDDATLKSVYTAYIKRLRDTEGKKVQLVLSDYPAADHEGIISVKNGVVLADGTVLTPKQTVAWTAGATAGANLNESLTFRAYDDAVDVNGRLTHSETEAALRNGEFVFTASSNRAVVEQDVNTFRSITPDKARHFAKNRVVRLLDGIANDMKRIFESYYIGKVNNNEDGRSLFRSQCVTYLKQLQDIGAIQNFDSKTDITVAPGNETDSILIEIQVQPVDSVEKVYMKVKVV; via the coding sequence ATGGCTGGAGGAACATGGACGACACAAAACAAGGTACGCCCCGGCGTATACATGAATTTTGCATCAGAGGGCTCATTACCCGGTACGGTAGGAGAGCGGGGAACGGTGGCTTTGGCACTTCCATTGTCATGGGGACAAGCAGGCACAATCCTGACGGTACAAGCAGGTGAAGATGTACAAGACAAATTAGGCTATGACTGGACAGCACCGCAAATGCTACTGATCCGCGAGGCATTGAAACGAGCGCAGACATTGCTTCTGTATCGACTCAATGCAGGGACCAAAGCCAAGGCAACCTTGGACAAATTGACAGTGACAGCTCAACACGGTGGTGTGCGTGGTAATGACCTGGCAGTTGTAATCTCCGCAAATATTAATGAACCGGACCAACTGGATGTCTCCACTTTGCTTGCGGGTAAAGAAGTGGACAAACAAACTTTATCCACCATCGAAGCTCTGGAATCCAACGCATACGTTACATTTACTGGTGAAGGGACACTCACAGCTACAGCTTCACTTCCACTAACAGGTGGATTGGATGGTACGGCAACGAACCAGGAGAATTCCGATTTCCTGACCAAGCTGGAAGTACTGGATTTTAACACGGTCGGTCTGGTCTCAGACGATGCCACACTCAAGTCAGTCTACACAGCCTACATCAAGCGTTTGCGTGATACCGAGGGCAAGAAAGTGCAACTGGTTCTGTCCGATTATCCTGCTGCAGATCATGAAGGCATTATCAGTGTCAAAAATGGTGTTGTGCTCGCAGACGGTACCGTTCTTACGCCGAAACAAACTGTAGCATGGACTGCTGGTGCAACAGCGGGTGCTAACCTGAATGAATCCCTGACGTTCCGTGCGTATGACGATGCCGTGGATGTGAACGGACGATTGACACACAGCGAGACAGAAGCAGCATTGCGTAATGGTGAGTTTGTGTTTACGGCGAGCAGCAACCGTGCGGTGGTGGAGCAGGATGTGAATACATTCCGTTCCATCACACCGGATAAGGCACGTCATTTTGCCAAAAACCGTGTTGTCCGCCTTCTCGATGGTATCGCTAATGATATGAAACGTATTTTTGAGTCCTATTACATCGGCAAAGTGAACAACAACGAAGATGGGCGCAGCCTGTTCCGTTCCCAATGTGTCACTTATCTGAAGCAGCTTCAAGATATTGGGGCTATTCAAAATTTTGATTCTAAAACAGACATCACTGTTGCTCCGGGGAATGAGACTGACAGTATTCTGATCGAGATTCAGGTCCAACCTGTGGATTCCGTTGAAAAAGTATATATGAAAGTGAAGGTGGTTTAA
- a CDS encoding phage tail tube protein: protein MAFLKASDTISGQEGRAYATINGQTEEMFYVKTLEATVEKQKAEVKTLGRRGVQHKATGWSGSGSMTIFYTTSRFRELMLQYMQNGVDTYFDIEVTNEDPSSTIGKQTVTLKGVNLDSVIMASLDTEAEALEEEVSFTFEDVDMPVSFNLPK from the coding sequence ATGGCATTTTTGAAAGCAAGCGACACAATCTCCGGCCAGGAGGGCCGCGCATACGCAACGATTAACGGACAGACGGAAGAAATGTTCTATGTGAAGACGCTGGAAGCAACAGTGGAGAAACAAAAAGCAGAGGTCAAAACCTTGGGTCGCCGCGGTGTACAGCACAAAGCAACCGGTTGGTCCGGTTCGGGTTCCATGACGATCTTTTATACCACTTCCCGTTTCCGCGAGCTGATGCTCCAGTACATGCAGAACGGTGTGGATACGTACTTCGACATTGAAGTGACCAACGAAGATCCTTCCTCTACGATTGGCAAACAGACGGTGACCCTCAAAGGCGTCAACCTCGACAGTGTGATCATGGCATCCCTGGATACCGAGGCGGAGGCGTTGGAGGAAGAAGTGAGCTTTACCTTTGAAGATGTCGATATGCCGGTATCGTTCAATCTGCCGAAGTAA
- a CDS encoding phage portal protein, protein MSGLSMFFAQNAATDTTEEFIVSPRFKDEKGEPVAWKLRSMTEDENQECRKAATRKIKGKNGVYTPDIDANDYMARLMSASVVYPDLKNAELQRSYGVMGAESLLRKMLLPGEFASLGEQVQKLNGFNQDMNELVDDVKN, encoded by the coding sequence ATGAGTGGATTGAGTATGTTTTTTGCCCAAAATGCAGCAACGGATACAACGGAGGAGTTTATCGTATCCCCCCGTTTCAAGGATGAGAAGGGCGAACCGGTTGCCTGGAAACTGCGCAGTATGACCGAGGATGAAAACCAGGAATGCCGTAAAGCAGCTACCCGCAAAATCAAGGGTAAGAACGGTGTCTACACACCCGACATCGATGCGAATGATTACATGGCTCGCCTGATGAGTGCAAGTGTCGTGTATCCCGATTTGAAAAACGCAGAACTCCAACGTTCATATGGCGTAATGGGGGCGGAATCGCTTTTGCGGAAAATGCTATTGCCTGGGGAATTTGCTTCGCTCGGTGAACAAGTTCAGAAGCTGAACGGCTTCAATCAGGACATGAACGAACTGGTGGATGACGTAAAAAACTAA